A single region of the Bacteroides luhongzhouii genome encodes:
- a CDS encoding RagB/SusD family nutrient uptake outer membrane protein has product MKNKLYIAALTISSITLLSSCEDFLNLKSKTDITTDYLTTSPDGLYRAAIGLYSLDRELAKGDGSGGSNLYIVTMCDYSTDIMAFRAGTSTAIAKLQNFMPNNSDVESFWQHYYFIIGKANEIITGAEQLGFDDPVTTRAWGEAKFFRGRAYFELWKRFERLYLNTIPTTVDNLERDFHPVSTEQIFTQIKTDLDDAVNALEWGIPNNDYGRVTKATAKHVRAQVAMWEKDYDKAIEECEDIFRDGTMYSMMSKTGDVFNSADMRSAEVLWSYQFSENMGGGGTGTPLMGHRAAIITTTRSQANPDCTFEAAQGGYGWGRVYPNTYLFSLYDKEKDNRYKDLFIHTFYYNDQSKSNYGQEIPKDLYGKAAGYMERLHPMSKKHFDQWTNATQPDRTSSFKDLIVYRLAETYLMCSEAYFHRDGGDSPKAIEYYNKTWERAGNIHENGPLTLNMLLDEYARELHFEGVRWSLLKRLGILGERVRQHGGDLMLEDPYLDKDYAECRQNFVLGKHETWPIPQTQIDLMGTNVFPQSDPWK; this is encoded by the coding sequence ATGAAAAATAAATTATATATAGCAGCTTTGACAATATCTTCCATTACGCTATTGTCTTCTTGTGAAGATTTCCTGAACCTCAAATCAAAAACAGACATTACTACTGATTATCTGACCACTTCCCCTGACGGACTGTATCGCGCAGCGATAGGATTGTATAGCTTGGACAGAGAATTAGCAAAAGGAGACGGAAGCGGCGGTAGCAACCTTTATATAGTAACAATGTGTGATTACAGCACTGATATTATGGCTTTTCGCGCAGGAACAAGTACTGCAATCGCCAAACTACAGAATTTCATGCCCAATAACAGTGATGTAGAATCATTTTGGCAACACTATTATTTCATCATTGGCAAAGCCAATGAGATTATCACCGGAGCGGAACAGTTGGGATTTGACGATCCTGTGACTACCCGCGCATGGGGTGAAGCTAAATTTTTCCGTGGACGTGCATATTTTGAACTATGGAAACGTTTTGAACGTCTCTATCTAAATACAATTCCTACTACAGTAGATAATTTGGAACGTGATTTCCATCCAGTTTCCACAGAACAGATATTTACTCAGATCAAGACAGATTTGGATGATGCTGTCAATGCACTCGAGTGGGGAATACCCAATAATGACTATGGCCGTGTTACCAAAGCTACAGCCAAACACGTGAGAGCACAGGTGGCCATGTGGGAAAAAGACTATGATAAGGCTATTGAAGAGTGCGAGGATATATTCAGAGATGGAACAATGTACTCTATGATGTCCAAAACAGGGGACGTATTCAACAGTGCAGACATGCGTTCCGCCGAAGTTTTATGGTCTTATCAGTTCTCTGAAAATATGGGTGGAGGCGGAACCGGTACCCCATTGATGGGACACCGTGCCGCAATTATTACCACTACCCGTTCCCAAGCTAATCCAGATTGTACATTTGAAGCTGCCCAAGGCGGATATGGATGGGGACGTGTTTATCCAAACACCTATCTGTTCAGTCTGTATGATAAAGAAAAAGACAATCGTTATAAAGATCTTTTCATCCATACTTTTTACTATAATGACCAAAGTAAATCTAATTATGGACAGGAAATCCCTAAAGATTTATATGGTAAGGCGGCAGGTTATATGGAAAGACTGCACCCGATGTCAAAGAAACACTTTGACCAATGGACCAATGCGACACAACCAGACCGTACGAGCAGTTTCAAAGACCTGATTGTTTATCGCTTAGCCGAAACTTATTTAATGTGTAGTGAAGCCTATTTCCATCGTGATGGTGGCGACAGTCCCAAGGCTATAGAGTACTACAACAAAACTTGGGAAAGAGCAGGTAATATTCATGAAAACGGTCCATTAACCCTCAATATGCTCCTGGATGAATATGCCCGTGAACTACACTTTGAAGGAGTACGCTGGTCATTGTTAAAACGCCTTGGTATTTTGGGCGAACGCGTTCGTCAACATGGAGGTGACCTTATGCTGGAAGACCCGTATCTGGATAAAGACTATGCCGAATGCCGCCAGAACTTTGTATTAGGCAAACATGAAACATGGCCTATTCCACAAACGCAGATTGACTTAATGGGAACTAATGTCTTTCCGCAGAGTGATCCATGGAAATAA
- a CDS encoding BACON domain-containing protein, whose amino-acid sequence MKRLTLISLILSMVLTSCKEYGEVRIMPEFNNSGTEVELYKNEGSSKTVVISTTANEVTADYNANWLSVDANKQRIIYTALTTNETGEVRSATVKLNAGEFSMEVTVNQLAKDESEVKTLKVGQLTEDGLGMIFWVDPDNQEAGKAISLERWGGNPFEASIKLHNAFSMINGIENTALYTDAGNNDAAALCTNLGEGWYLPASEELGDLFDIYNGIARDNGFTNATPNQISDAEKASRATFDKNLTDLGGAVINAAAENGNGESYWSSTENEDGQKARYVRFGKYGMDYGAKTGTSRFVRAMKVIGDYKFPEEPATLSVSPMQIELTSEEGATADVTVSTNKPSFAYVIEGNGNTWLSAVQNGDKIKFTALSKNNNDEARTAIVTITAGNGDAQTTATVTIRQQKEQTEAAAFQIGDFVKMDGGTELTEGGIVFWVEGNNAKILSLKRSATAINWANEGFTDALGLTDQEDGEANTQKMRESGIAANIPILEYCKDGWYLPARNEMEAVFNAYNGGPSQSSGLKPDAIKQEEKDARAAWDKILTDNGGDVMNGKADNTAGDSYFTSTEADDASKVFYVRFGQWNPGLTGAKYAKSPARYVRCIRKISK is encoded by the coding sequence ATGAAAAGACTAACATTGATTTCATTGATTCTGAGTATGGTATTGACCTCTTGTAAAGAGTACGGTGAAGTAAGAATCATGCCTGAATTTAATAATAGCGGAACAGAGGTTGAACTCTACAAAAATGAAGGTTCCTCAAAAACAGTGGTAATATCCACTACAGCAAATGAAGTGACAGCTGACTACAATGCCAACTGGCTCTCGGTAGATGCCAATAAACAACGTATCATCTATACAGCCCTTACGACTAACGAAACCGGTGAGGTGCGCTCTGCCACCGTCAAGTTAAATGCCGGAGAATTCTCTATGGAGGTGACGGTAAACCAGTTAGCGAAAGACGAGTCGGAAGTGAAGACATTAAAAGTCGGACAATTAACGGAAGATGGCCTTGGAATGATATTCTGGGTCGATCCAGATAATCAAGAAGCAGGTAAAGCCATTTCATTAGAACGTTGGGGCGGTAATCCGTTTGAAGCATCCATCAAATTGCACAATGCTTTCTCCATGATAAATGGTATCGAAAATACAGCTCTGTATACTGATGCCGGCAACAACGACGCAGCTGCTCTATGTACAAATTTGGGAGAGGGATGGTATCTGCCTGCATCTGAAGAATTAGGAGATTTATTTGATATCTATAACGGAATAGCACGCGACAATGGATTTACAAATGCTACACCCAATCAAATCAGTGATGCTGAAAAGGCCTCCCGTGCTACATTTGATAAAAATTTAACCGACCTTGGAGGGGCAGTAATAAACGCAGCCGCAGAAAACGGTAACGGAGAAAGTTACTGGTCGAGTACGGAAAACGAAGACGGACAGAAAGCACGCTATGTACGTTTTGGAAAATACGGAATGGATTATGGTGCCAAAACAGGTACAAGCCGTTTTGTACGTGCCATGAAAGTAATCGGTGACTATAAATTCCCTGAAGAACCTGCGACCTTATCTGTTTCACCAATGCAGATAGAACTGACAAGTGAAGAAGGGGCTACAGCAGATGTCACAGTTAGCACAAACAAACCGTCGTTTGCATATGTCATTGAAGGTAACGGCAATACATGGCTTTCTGCAGTACAGAATGGAGATAAAATTAAATTTACAGCTTTATCTAAAAATAACAATGACGAAGCCCGTACAGCTATCGTAACAATAACAGCCGGCAACGGCGATGCTCAAACTACAGCAACAGTAACCATAAGACAACAGAAAGAACAAACGGAAGCTGCTGCTTTCCAAATAGGAGATTTTGTAAAAATGGATGGTGGTACAGAACTGACTGAAGGCGGTATCGTATTTTGGGTAGAGGGTAACAATGCTAAAATTCTGTCTTTAAAGCGTAGTGCCACTGCCATAAATTGGGCTAACGAAGGATTTACAGACGCATTAGGTTTAACAGATCAGGAAGATGGTGAGGCTAATACTCAAAAGATGAGAGAGAGTGGCATAGCTGCTAATATTCCGATTCTGGAATATTGTAAGGATGGTTGGTATTTACCTGCGAGAAATGAAATGGAAGCGGTATTTAATGCATATAACGGCGGCCCTTCACAAAGTAGCGGGCTGAAGCCTGATGCTATCAAACAGGAAGAAAAAGACGCTCGTGCAGCCTGGGATAAAATCCTCACTGATAATGGAGGTGATGTTATGAACGGAAAAGCTGACAATACTGCTGGTGACAGCTATTTCACCAGTACGGAAGCGGATGATGCCTCAAAAGTATTCTATGTACGTTTCGGACAGTGGAATCCCGGTTTGACCGGTGCCAAATATGCCAAATCTCCTGCAAGGTATGTACGTTGTATTCGAAAAATTTCCAAGTAA
- a CDS encoding DUF2264 domain-containing protein, producing the protein MVMKNRKKMLIISLTLLAGFTCSAGTVTKGMKKVIDDALDFSVKQSMSMFNEMKDQKGILPRTAENGKMITCESAWWTSGFYPGSLWYCYEYSNDPQIRAAAEEMTSRVEKQKYTTSNHDVGFIINCSFGNGYRLTHNETYREVIETAAKSLSTRFHPVTGCTRSWNSKKWQFSVIIDNMMNLELLNVASSLTGDNTYYNMAKSHADQTMINHFRPDGSSYHVVSYDTITGKVLNQVTHQGVNDQSSWSRGQAWGLYGFTMMYRQTGKKEYLNHAIKIGKFIMNHPRLPKDKIPYWDFDAPNIPKEDRDASAGAIMASAYVELSTYVEGELSKQFLTIAEQQIKSLASPAYRAKKVGDNNHYIIKHCTGFMAKQYEIDAPLTYADYYFIEALIRYKKLLENRPVVETITAFSENSDRSLWLSSLHRISYPLLTNMAKGELRKNMPVESIAADIQKRKEVTHLEALGRLITGISTWLELGPDNTIEGKLRAEYIDLALKSISNGVNPQSPDYLNFNNGRQPLVDAAFLAHGLLRARTQLWDKLDKTTQERVIKELKSSRVIKPSETNWLFFAAMVEAALKEFTGEWEYERVKYACDRFAQWYKGDGWYGDGADFHLDYYNSFVIHPMMVEVLEIMKKNGIESSIPYDLELERYARYAEQQERLISPEGTFPIVGRSLAYRFGAFHALSDVAYRKLLPERVKPGQVRSALSAIINRQVNAPGTFNPEGWLRVGFAGYQPHIGETYISTGSLYLCTAVFIALGLPESDEFWSSPSADWTCKKGWAGVDLNVDKALKK; encoded by the coding sequence ATGGTAATGAAAAATAGAAAGAAAATGTTAATTATAAGTCTGACTCTGCTGGCCGGTTTTACCTGTTCGGCAGGGACAGTGACAAAGGGCATGAAGAAGGTCATTGATGACGCTCTTGATTTTTCTGTCAAACAGTCAATGTCCATGTTCAATGAGATGAAAGATCAAAAAGGCATACTTCCGAGAACAGCGGAAAATGGCAAGATGATTACATGCGAATCTGCCTGGTGGACAAGTGGCTTTTATCCGGGTAGCCTTTGGTATTGTTACGAATATAGTAATGACCCTCAGATAAGGGCTGCCGCAGAAGAAATGACTTCACGTGTGGAAAAACAGAAATATACAACCAGTAATCATGATGTTGGTTTTATCATCAATTGCAGCTTTGGAAATGGGTATCGTCTCACGCACAATGAAACATATAGGGAAGTAATAGAGACTGCTGCAAAATCATTGTCGACCCGTTTTCATCCGGTAACAGGATGCACCCGTTCCTGGAATAGCAAAAAATGGCAATTCTCTGTTATCATTGATAATATGATGAATTTGGAACTACTCAATGTAGCCTCTTCCCTAACCGGAGACAACACTTACTATAATATGGCCAAATCGCATGCAGACCAGACAATGATTAATCATTTCCGCCCTGATGGAAGTTCGTACCACGTGGTAAGCTATGACACGATTACGGGAAAAGTTCTGAATCAAGTGACACATCAGGGAGTAAACGATCAGTCTTCTTGGTCACGTGGACAAGCATGGGGCTTATATGGCTTTACAATGATGTACCGGCAGACCGGTAAAAAAGAATATTTGAATCACGCTATCAAGATTGGCAAATTCATTATGAATCATCCGCGTCTGCCTAAGGATAAGATTCCTTATTGGGATTTCGATGCTCCCAACATTCCTAAAGAAGACCGTGATGCCTCTGCTGGTGCCATCATGGCATCAGCCTATGTAGAATTGAGCACTTATGTAGAAGGGGAACTAAGCAAACAGTTCCTCACAATAGCCGAACAACAGATAAAATCGTTAGCTTCTCCTGCTTATCGCGCAAAAAAAGTAGGCGATAATAACCATTATATTATCAAACATTGTACGGGCTTCATGGCTAAACAATATGAAATTGATGCCCCTCTGACTTATGCAGACTATTATTTTATAGAGGCATTAATCAGATATAAAAAACTACTGGAAAATCGTCCGGTAGTTGAAACAATAACAGCTTTCTCGGAGAATTCGGACCGTTCTCTCTGGTTAAGTTCACTCCATCGCATTTCCTACCCGCTGTTAACGAACATGGCAAAAGGGGAACTTCGGAAGAATATGCCAGTTGAATCTATCGCTGCTGATATACAAAAAAGAAAAGAGGTTACGCATTTGGAGGCTTTAGGAAGATTAATTACCGGAATCTCAACATGGTTGGAATTAGGACCAGACAATACGATAGAAGGCAAACTACGTGCTGAATATATTGATTTAGCCTTGAAATCCATTTCTAATGGAGTAAATCCACAATCTCCTGATTATCTGAACTTCAATAACGGACGCCAACCATTAGTCGATGCTGCATTTCTTGCTCACGGCTTGCTTAGAGCACGCACGCAATTATGGGACAAACTTGATAAGACGACTCAAGAACGAGTCATTAAGGAACTTAAATCATCGAGAGTAATAAAGCCTTCTGAAACCAATTGGCTATTTTTCGCAGCAATGGTGGAGGCTGCCTTGAAAGAATTTACCGGCGAATGGGAATATGAGCGTGTAAAATACGCTTGCGATCGTTTTGCACAATGGTATAAAGGGGACGGTTGGTATGGTGATGGTGCTGATTTTCACCTGGATTATTACAATAGCTTCGTCATACATCCCATGATGGTCGAAGTTTTGGAAATAATGAAGAAAAACGGTATAGAAAGCTCTATACCTTATGATCTTGAACTCGAACGTTATGCACGCTATGCCGAACAACAAGAAAGACTGATATCACCCGAAGGTACATTTCCAATAGTAGGTCGTTCATTGGCTTATCGATTCGGTGCATTTCATGCATTGTCTGATGTTGCCTACAGGAAATTGCTTCCTGAAAGGGTAAAGCCGGGCCAAGTAAGATCCGCTTTGTCCGCTATCATCAATCGTCAGGTTAATGCACCCGGAACATTTAATCCTGAAGGCTGGCTACGGGTAGGTTTTGCCGGATATCAACCCCATATAGGTGAGACATACATATCGACAGGCAGTCTGTATCTATGTACAGCCGTATTTATCGCTCTTGGTTTACCGGAGTCTGACGAGTTTTGGTCTTCTCCTTCTGCAGATTGGACCTGTAAAAAAGGCTGGGCTGGTGTTGATTTAAATGTAGATAAAGCCTTGAAAAAATAG
- a CDS encoding family 43 glycosylhydrolase, translating to MKNILSILFASVVLFSCSENKSVRKQTTFCNPINLDYGWGNFQTREKKARSAADPVIVLFKNKYYLFTTMDIGGYRVSDDLITWKNIYFNPEVKTSALDVDHYVAPAVAADENYVYFINFTRDRTKKTVDVIRSSDPENGKWEKCGEVRRMADPCLFIDNGRFFFYYGLGGTQSTTFFEVDPATFKEIEGSKKVLREYVTDINQCKSGYHFGRRELYDEIDASAWQGKFSKVPCPEGAWIVKNKNKYYLQYATPGTICNWYCDVVLESDSVNGGFVEQAYNPVSLKVGGFIGGAGHSCVFKDKYENWWQVTSMWVGNHDEFERRIGLFPVSFDDKGRMRTHTVLGDYPMSLPQKKFNPQDISAFGWMLQSYHKKSTASSSLPGFEPEKAVDENVRTWWSATSGKVGEYFIMDLGKKIRMNSVQINFAEQDINPDAPKETDYHAYKLYVSDNGRDWKLIVDKSKNMVAIPHEYVEFPKPIETSFVKIENVHTPKEGKFALLDLRVFGFGYSDKPEIVKELSVKRNKDDERYASLSWNKVSDADGYLVRFGYQPDFLNQCIQVKDKETTDLQLHILTKGVQYHYRVDSYNDSGITEGIVISE from the coding sequence ATGAAAAATATATTATCTATTTTATTTGCTTCAGTAGTTTTGTTTTCCTGCTCAGAGAATAAATCAGTAAGAAAACAAACGACCTTCTGTAATCCGATCAATCTGGATTATGGCTGGGGAAACTTTCAGACAAGAGAAAAAAAAGCCCGTTCCGCAGCCGATCCCGTCATCGTATTGTTTAAAAACAAATACTACTTGTTTACCACGATGGACATTGGTGGTTATCGCGTATCTGACGATTTAATCACATGGAAGAATATATACTTTAATCCGGAGGTAAAGACGTCGGCTCTTGATGTCGATCATTATGTAGCACCTGCCGTGGCAGCCGACGAAAACTATGTATACTTCATTAATTTCACCAGAGACCGTACCAAGAAAACGGTAGATGTCATTCGCTCATCCGATCCGGAAAATGGGAAATGGGAAAAATGTGGCGAAGTAAGACGTATGGCCGATCCTTGTTTATTTATTGACAATGGGCGCTTCTTTTTCTATTATGGTTTAGGTGGAACTCAATCTACTACTTTCTTCGAAGTAGATCCTGCCACATTCAAAGAGATAGAAGGCTCTAAAAAGGTCTTGAGAGAATATGTAACAGATATCAATCAGTGTAAATCGGGCTATCATTTTGGACGTAGAGAGTTGTATGATGAAATTGATGCCTCTGCCTGGCAGGGAAAATTCTCCAAAGTACCATGTCCTGAAGGTGCATGGATTGTGAAGAACAAAAACAAATATTACCTGCAATATGCCACTCCAGGTACTATCTGCAATTGGTATTGTGATGTGGTTCTGGAGAGTGATAGTGTAAATGGTGGTTTTGTAGAACAAGCTTATAATCCTGTATCTCTAAAAGTCGGTGGTTTTATCGGAGGAGCCGGACATAGTTGTGTATTTAAAGACAAATACGAAAATTGGTGGCAAGTCACCTCCATGTGGGTGGGTAATCATGACGAATTTGAAAGAAGAATAGGTTTATTCCCTGTTTCTTTTGATGATAAAGGAAGAATGAGAACCCATACTGTCTTAGGGGATTATCCCATGTCACTACCTCAAAAGAAATTCAATCCTCAAGATATTTCCGCTTTTGGCTGGATGCTCCAATCCTATCATAAAAAGAGTACGGCGTCTTCTTCATTACCGGGTTTCGAACCGGAAAAGGCAGTGGATGAAAATGTTCGCACCTGGTGGTCGGCTACAAGTGGCAAAGTAGGTGAATATTTCATAATGGACTTAGGCAAGAAGATTCGTATGAATTCCGTTCAGATAAACTTTGCTGAACAAGACATAAACCCTGATGCTCCCAAAGAAACAGATTATCACGCTTATAAGCTATACGTATCCGACAATGGAAGAGATTGGAAACTAATAGTGGATAAATCAAAGAATATGGTTGCCATACCGCATGAATATGTTGAATTCCCTAAGCCGATAGAAACTTCTTTTGTTAAAATAGAGAATGTCCATACTCCCAAAGAAGGCAAGTTTGCTTTATTGGATTTACGCGTGTTCGGTTTCGGCTATTCGGACAAACCGGAAATTGTAAAAGAGCTGTCAGTAAAAAGAAACAAAGACGATGAAAGATATGCTTCGCTTAGCTGGAATAAAGTATCCGATGCTGATGGTTATCTTGTTCGCTTTGGTTATCAGCCCGATTTCCTTAATCAATGCATCCAGGTCAAAGATAAAGAAACGACCGATTTACAGCTCCACATCCTTACCAAAGGCGTACAGTATCATTACCGCGTTGACAGCTATAATGACAGTGGAATTACAGAAGGTATCGTTATCTCTGAATAA
- a CDS encoding DUF2264 domain-containing protein, translating into MPYTQVRDTLNDDRQYWIQTLVKIADPVISNLSKDQLKKNIPVGRSSSALASSREFITHMEAVGRTIAGIAPWLELGPDNTPEGKLREKYIKMTCKALANSVNPESNDYFNSTATRQILVNSAFLIQGLLQAPTQLWGNLDDTTRKRLIEQWKSTRTMKPGNNNWLLFSAMVECGLKEFSGEWNFPTVERALTSHREWYKGDGVYGDGADFHLDYYNSYVIHPMLLQILKVTVKQKPSFQSFLNEEWIRFIRYAEIQERMIAPDGSYPVLGRSVSYRSAAFQVLGACALFGKLPESLKPGQVRGAMTAMLKRLFEQPGTFDKEGWLTIGVCGEQPELGDIYLSTPCVYLCSLGFLPLGLPPNAPFWCNPVEPWTSIKAFGGIDFPIDKFIKP; encoded by the coding sequence ATGCCATATACACAAGTACGTGATACTCTTAATGATGACAGACAATATTGGATTCAGACACTCGTGAAAATAGCTGATCCGGTGATAAGCAATCTTAGCAAAGACCAACTGAAAAAGAATATTCCTGTCGGGCGTTCGTCATCAGCTTTGGCCAGCAGCCGGGAGTTTATCACTCACATGGAGGCTGTAGGCAGAACTATCGCAGGAATAGCACCTTGGTTGGAACTTGGACCGGACAATACTCCGGAAGGCAAGCTACGTGAAAAATATATTAAAATGACGTGCAAGGCTCTGGCAAACTCTGTAAACCCGGAATCAAATGATTATTTCAACAGCACAGCTACCCGTCAGATATTAGTAAACAGTGCATTCTTAATACAGGGGTTATTGCAAGCACCTACACAGTTATGGGGGAATCTGGATGACACCACCCGTAAAAGACTCATTGAACAGTGGAAATCGACCCGTACGATGAAACCAGGAAATAACAATTGGTTGTTATTTTCTGCTATGGTGGAATGCGGATTAAAAGAATTTTCCGGAGAATGGAATTTTCCGACAGTAGAAAGAGCCTTGACGTCTCATAGAGAATGGTATAAAGGAGATGGAGTTTATGGAGATGGGGCAGATTTTCATTTAGATTATTATAATAGCTATGTTATCCATCCTATGTTACTGCAAATCCTGAAAGTGACAGTAAAACAGAAACCGTCCTTCCAGTCATTTCTGAATGAAGAATGGATACGATTTATTCGTTATGCCGAAATTCAAGAGCGCATGATAGCTCCCGATGGCAGCTATCCGGTACTAGGCCGTTCAGTTAGTTACCGTTCGGCAGCATTCCAAGTTTTGGGAGCATGTGCCTTATTCGGAAAACTTCCGGAATCATTGAAGCCCGGACAAGTACGTGGAGCCATGACAGCCATGCTTAAGCGTCTTTTTGAGCAGCCGGGAACTTTCGATAAAGAAGGTTGGCTGACGATCGGAGTTTGTGGCGAACAACCAGAATTAGGGGATATTTATCTGTCTACTCCTTGCGTTTATCTGTGTTCATTAGGTTTCCTGCCCTTAGGACTCCCTCCCAATGCCCCTTTTTGGTGCAACCCTGTTGAACCATGGACAAGTATAAAAGCATTTGGCGGTATAGATTTTCCAATAGACAAGTTTATTAAACCATAA
- a CDS encoding DUF2264 domain-containing protein, with translation MRYSILIVAFLMFNFTGYSQTTSGQEDRIYWVNILSQIADPLLNSMSKGELKKNMPVETISGMPNPSNARTTHLEALGRLFVGMAPWLELGPDNTQEGQIREKYIRLMTESINHGFNPQSPDYLNFTVTRQPLVDTAFFCQGLLRSPKQIWSKLSSETQKNILNALQQVSEIKPVESNWLLFSAMVEATLLELTGKCNMHPIEYAIMRFKEWYKGDSWYGDGINLHMDYYNSFVIHPMLLDILEVMQKHGKGETDFYKKEQLRFSRYAEQQERMISPDGAYPVIGRSIAYRFGTFHVLSTAALNDLLPTTITKSQVRCGLTAVIKRHMAIKGNFDEQGWLTLGFAGHQPQIAERYISTGSLYLCSTVFTALGLPVTDEFWSAPYEEWTGKKIWSGNPNVKLDKAIKL, from the coding sequence ATGAGATATAGTATTTTGATTGTTGCCTTTCTGATGTTTAACTTTACAGGTTATTCACAAACAACTTCAGGGCAGGAAGACAGGATATATTGGGTCAACATATTATCTCAAATTGCCGACCCATTATTGAATAGTATGAGCAAGGGAGAACTAAAGAAGAACATGCCTGTAGAAACTATCTCCGGTATGCCTAATCCATCCAATGCGCGTACCACTCATCTGGAAGCTTTAGGACGCTTATTTGTGGGAATGGCCCCTTGGCTGGAACTCGGTCCGGACAATACACAAGAAGGACAAATACGTGAGAAATATATCCGCCTGATGACTGAGTCCATCAATCACGGATTCAATCCCCAATCTCCGGATTATCTGAATTTTACAGTCACTCGACAACCTCTGGTAGATACTGCGTTCTTTTGCCAAGGATTGTTGCGTTCTCCGAAACAAATATGGAGTAAGCTATCATCTGAAACCCAAAAGAATATCCTGAACGCCTTACAACAGGTAAGTGAGATTAAGCCGGTAGAAAGTAACTGGCTACTCTTTTCGGCTATGGTTGAAGCTACCTTGCTGGAATTGACAGGCAAATGCAATATGCATCCCATAGAGTATGCCATCATGCGGTTCAAAGAGTGGTATAAAGGCGATAGCTGGTATGGTGACGGAATAAATTTGCATATGGATTATTATAACAGTTTTGTCATTCATCCAATGCTGCTGGATATTCTGGAAGTCATGCAGAAACATGGCAAAGGCGAAACCGACTTTTATAAAAAAGAACAACTACGTTTCTCCAGATATGCCGAACAACAAGAAAGAATGATTTCTCCGGATGGAGCATACCCCGTAATCGGCCGTTCTATAGCATACCGTTTTGGAACGTTCCATGTACTTTCAACAGCTGCTCTAAATGACTTGCTACCAACTACCATTACCAAGTCACAAGTCCGATGCGGACTAACCGCTGTCATAAAAAGGCACATGGCTATAAAAGGGAATTTCGACGAACAGGGATGGCTGACTTTAGGATTTGCAGGACATCAGCCACAAATCGCAGAAAGATACATTTCTACCGGCAGCCTGTATTTATGCTCTACTGTATTCACAGCATTAGGGCTTCCGGTTACCGATGAATTCTGGAGTGCCCCTTATGAGGAATGGACAGGAAAAAAAATATGGTCAGGTAATCCCAATGTAAAACTGGACAAGGCTATAAAACTATAA